The Deltaproteobacteria bacterium genomic sequence GTAGACGTAGCAGTTCGACTGCTCTTGTTAGGGTGGAGATTGAGTTAAAAAGGCTTTATTTATGGTAACTGATCCGATCGCAAATTTATTAACCAACATCAGAAATGCCAGCATGTCCGGTTTGGCACGAACTGTTGTGCCAGCGTCGAATGCTAAAGAGAGGATTTTGCAGCTTCTGCTCGACGAAGGCTATATTGCAGGCTTTAAGAGGGTATCGGATCTTGGTGGTAAGGATAGCATACAAATAGAGTTGCGCTACCTGGGCGGTGGAAAGCCAGTTATTAAGGAGATTAAAAGGATTAGTAGGCCAGGCCGACGCGTATATGTCAAACGCGGCGAAATCCCGGAGGTAAAGGGTGGATTGGGTGTCGTGATT encodes the following:
- the rpsH gene encoding 30S ribosomal protein S8 — encoded protein: MVTDPIANLLTNIRNASMSGLARTVVPASNAKERILQLLLDEGYIAGFKRVSDLGGKDSIQIELRYLGGGKPVIKEIKRISRPGRRVYVKRGEIPEVKGGLGVVIVSTSSGILSDREARKVGLGGEVICTVF